CCGGTGAGCCCAGCGTAGTTGTTGTCGACTTCGTGATCATCCCACGTGACCAGCCACGGGCAGCGGGCGTGTGCGGCCTGAAGGTCGAGATCGGACTTGTACTGCGCGTAGCGTCGGCGATAGTCATCGAGCGTGCGGATCTCGAGACCCTGGTGCTTTCGCACCGCGGTGGACGGACTGGCGTACTCGTAGATGTAGTCGCCGAGATGCACGGCGAGGTCGATCTCTTCCTGCGCCAGGTGTCCGAGGGCGGTGAAGTAGCCCTGATCCCAGCGCTGGCACGATGCGAATGCAAACGCGAGTGGCGTCGTGGCACCGTCGGCCGGTGTCGTACGGAAGCGGCCGGTCTTGCTCACGGCGTCGCCGGTCGTGAAGCGATAGAAGTACCAGCGGTCTGCCTCGAGTCCGTCCACGTCGATGTGGACGCTGAACGACAGCTCCGGCGCGGCGGTGGCGCGTCCCTTCTTCACGACCGTTTTGAACTGGTCGTCGTTGGCGACTTCCCAGTTCACGGCGGTGCGCATGCCGTCCATCCCGCCGTCGGGTTCGAACGGCCGCGGCGCGAGGCGCGTCCAGAGCACACCGCCGGTGGATGTCGGATCGCCCGACGCGACGCCGAGTTGAAACGGATCTTCGGCGAAGCGAGGCCGGCTGGTGACGCGCCAGACGTTGGGAACGACGGCGGCGAGCGCCGCGTAGCGCGAGAGGTCGGTCAGAAAAAGTCGACGGTCCATACTAGTACGCTATGACCGGAGGTCGATCTCGGCTACACGCCCGTGTCACGATGTCGGTACGGTTGAAAAGCCGCGGCAACCCGGACGTGCCATCGGTGCGTTGTGTCGGTATGACGATCTCGGCTCTACCTCTCGACACGCTGCCCCGCGGGCTTACTTACGCTCGAGCGCGGCTCTATCTCGGTATCACGGGCGTCGGGAGCGCGGTTCTGCTCTCGGCGGCGATGCTGTATTTCCGTATTCCATCACAGGGGCTCTCGCTGTCCAGCGCCCAGCCGGTGCCGGCGGCGCTCTTTCGCGTCGGTCTGATTTTCGCGTTTGCGCCGATGGCTTTTCTGATGTTCGACCTGATTGGCGGCGCGTGGCTGGTGCGACGTCGCGAGTGGGCTTCGACGTGGCTGACGCGATGGCTGCGCGGGGTAGCCGTGCAGTGGGTGGTGTGGATGCTGTCGGCCGCCGCGCTGATGCTGGCGTCGCGGGCGGGCGGGACCCCCGCCGCCGTCGCGGTGTTCGTGGTGGTGCAATTGCTCTTGGCCGCGGGGCGGGGTCGCATGTCGCGGGTGATTGCGAACCTTCCGGTCGTGCCCACACCCGATCGCATCGCGCGTGCGGCGACGCAGGCCGGTCTCGATGTGTCGCGGTTGGAGGTGGTCGAGAGCCCCGATGAAAGCTTTGTAGGCGGCTGGTCCGGGCTCACCGCCCACACCCTCGTCGTGCCCGCGCGCTGGGCGCAGCTCTCTGACGCGGCGCTGACCGCGATGCTGCGACGTCGCCACATCATTGGAACGAGCGGGGCGCATATGCGCGGCGTTTTCGGCGCCATTGGCTGGAACACGATCGGCTTCGTGGTCGCACTCCTGCTGACTGGTGTGTCACCCTCCTCGGCGGGCGGTGTGGTCACCCTTGCCGCCGCGATGACGCTCTGGGCATTCGTGGGCGTGCTGCTGCTGCCCACACCGTCGCGCGCGGCGGTGTACGCCATCGACGCGGCCGCCACGGCCTCGACCGATATCGCGTCGATGACGGCGGGCATCGAACAGCTCGACAAATGGCAGGACGACGAGCCCGTTCGGCGCGCTGGAGTGGAGACGGTGTTTCACCCCGTGCCCGGTCGCCGCGGTCGGATTACCCGCCTGGTAGCCAACGCTGGCGCGGTGAAGGCGTGGCATGCCCATCATCTGGCGCGCCACGCGCTGTGGCTGAGCTGGGGGGCGTGCACGCCGCTGTCGCGCGCGGTGCACTGCAACGTGGGCCGAACGGCACTCTGGGCGATGCTGCCGGGGGATTGAACGGATTCAGACGCTCAGAACTCTGGCTTCAGACTGGGTATAGTGTTCAGAATTCAGCAACGACAGTCCGCAGTGCCGAGCATCGGACTGGCGGCGCTTCGATGAGTCTTTCGTCGCACCCCGATCAAGGGAAATGCTCGAAACTGAGCACTGTCGTTGCTCGACTCTGAACACTATACCCAGTCTGATCGCCGAGTTCTGAGCGTCTGATCCGCGGTTCTGCGGCGGTAGCCACCCGCACCGATTCGATGCATGCTTGTCCGCATGCCAACATCCGCGAACCCATCGCCGCCGACCGACCGCGGTCCTGGCGTATCGTTTCCGCCGCCGCTGCTGTTCGTGGGTGGCCTCGCGATTGGTGTATTACTCGATCTCGTGCTGCCGCTTCCCGCCGTCATCCCTGATGCGCGCTGGGTCGTGATCCTGGGCTTCGCACTGGTGGCCATCGGGATGGCGTGCACGTTCGCCGGCATGATCACCTTCCGTAGGTTTCGCACGGCGGTGTATCCGAATCGGCCGGCCACACTGGTGGTGGACACGGGCGTCTACGCGTACACGCGCAATCCCATGTACACGGGTCTCACCATCGCCTATCTGGGAGGCGTGCTCCTGACCGGTGTGCTGTGGGTGCTCATCCTGCTGCCGGCCGTGCTCACGCTGCTCGTCACGCAGGTCATCCGCCGGGAAGAGCGCCATTTGCGCGAACGCTTCCCCGAGGCCTACGCGGCATACTGCGCGCGAGTGGGGCGATGGTTCTGATGCGCGTGCGTTGCCGGCGCGCCGCCAGCCTCGCCGCCACTGTCGCCGTGCTTGCGGCCGCACCCTCGATCAGCCGTGCGCAGCCCGTGCCACTGATCACCCCACGCGCCGGGCTCGTGATCACGCAGTCGGTGAAAGTACGTCCCGGTGTGTATCGACTGCGCGCGTCCGCCGCCCTCGACTCGGCGCTGCTCACCATTCGCGGCAACCACATCACCGTCGATCTGCGCGGCGTCACGTTTATCGGCTCGCCGGCCGACAGCGCGCCAGACGCCAGGCAGGGCACCGCCATTCGCATTGACGGCGGTGAACAGATTCGCGTGCGTGGCCTCACGGCGCGCGGCTACCGCGTGGGCATTCTCGCACGGGGCACGCGCGCGTTGACGCTCGATAGCAACGACCTCAGTCATAGCTGGAAGCCGCGCCTGTTCAGCCTCGTGGAGCACGAGAGCCTGAACGACTGGCTGTCGTATCACAAGAACGAGCAGGACGAGTGGCTGCGCTTCGGCGCCGGCATCTACCTCTCGCGCGTGACCGGCGGCGCGCTGCACGGCAACACCGTGCGACAAAGCATGAATGGTGTGCTGCTCACGCGCACCGACTCGCTCGATATCCGCGACAACGACCTCTCGTACAACTCCGGACTCGGCATCGGTCTGTACCGGTCGAGCTGGAACCGCATCGTGAACAATCGCGCCGACTACAACGTACGCGGCTATTCCCACGGGTTCTTCGCCCGCGGACAGGACTCAGCCGCATTGCTCATGTTCGAGCAGTGCACGCACAACGTCGTGGCCTACAACTCCATGACGCATTCCGGCGACGGCTTGTTCCTCTGGGCCGGGCAGGCAACGATGGATACGGGCCAAGGCGGGTCGAACGACAACGTCTTTCTCGTGAACGACTTCAGCTTCGCCCCCACCAACGGCATGGAGGCCACCTTCAGCCGCAATCAGTTCATCGGCAATCGCGTGGAGGGCAACACGCACGGACTTTGGGGCGGTTACAGCTACGAGTCGTCGGTGATCGGCAACTGCTTCGTGAACAATCGCATCGGTATCGCCGTCGAACACGGCCAGCAGAACACGGTGGGTGCCAACCGATTCGTCGGCGATACGCTCGCCATCCGCCTGTGGGCCGATTCCATCGAGCCGGGCGATTGGGGCTACCCCAAGCATCGCGATACCCGGAGTCGCGCATGGCGCTTCGTCGACAACCGCTTCACGCGGGTGAAAGAACCGTGGCGCATCGCGAACACCGGCGACATCGATAGCGTGCGCAGCGTGGTCGACGACACGGCATCGCAGGCGTGTGATCCCACACGACTCGTGCCCACGACCACGTGGTGGCGCATGCCCAACATCGACCACGCGCCGCTGCGCTGGCCGGTCGCGGCCAATGCGCTGCGCGATCGCGGCGCCATCGTGGTCGATGAGTGGGGGCCGTACGACTGGCAGTCGCCCAAGCTGTGGCCGCTCGACAGCACACATGGCGTGTCGGTGCGGCTGCGCGTGCTCGGCCTCGCGGGGCGTTGGCGTGTGCTGTCCCGTCGCGGCGTCGCCACGCTGTCGGCGACGTCCGGAAACACCGGTGACACGATCGTGGTCACACCGACCGAGTTGCGGCGCGGCGACTGGGAGCTCACGCTCGAGTATCGCGGCGCTGCCACCGTGTCGCCGCGTGGCGTACGCACCGCGCGCAACGTGCCGCAGCGGTTTCGCTACGAGCAGTTCGAACCGCGCACCACGTTCACGCAGCGCGTGTTCGCGTGGAGCGACAGCACCGATCCCGTGAAGCAGCCGGCGGCGTTTGCCGCACTGCTGGCCGGTACGCCGCTCACCACACGCACCGCGTCGCGCATGGACTGGTTCTGGTCGCGTTCGCGCGACGCGCAGATCCCCACGCGACGGATGGCGATGGAGGCCACGGCGACGTACGATCTACCGCCGGGCGCGTACACGCTGCGCGCCCTCAGCGACGACGCTGTTCGTGTGTGGGTGGACGACCGGCTCGTGATCGATCAGTTCACGCTGCACGAAACGATGCCGGGCTACGCGCCGCTCACGGGCGGCGTGCATCGCGTGCGGGCGCAGTACGTACAAAGCGAAGGGTGGACCGAGTTCCGACTTGATGTGGTGCGAGGTGCGGTGCGGCCGAGCTCAGGGTCAGCAGGGCCGCACTGACGGGGAAGCGCTACTTCCCCTTGGTGAAGATCGCCTTGGGGATCATGACGTGCGCCCCCACGTTGCCGTCTACCAGCTGCGTGATGCGCACGTCGCACGCGACGCTCGTGAGCATGTAGGCGTCGTCCTTCGAGAGCCCCTTGGTTTGCAGGAACTCGATCGCCTGACGCAGCGCCGTCTTGGTGGCGACCACGAGGTCCTTGTCGGCGCCCATCGTGATCCAATGCGTGGGCGTTTCGCCGCGCGGCCAGGTGAGCTTCAGGTCCTTCCGCACGATCACTTCGAGAACCCCGGTCAGCGACGTTTCGAGCGCGGTGATGTCCACTTCACCGTCGCCCTGTCCGGCGTGACCGTCGCCCACTTCCAGCAGCGCCCCCGGTACGTGCACGGGGATGAACAACGTCGTGCCGGCCACCAGCTCCTTGTTGTCCAGATTGCCGGCGTGAATATCGGGCGGCGCGCTGCTCACGCGACCTCGTGACGGTGGCGGGGCCACACCGATGCTGCCGAAGAACGGACGCAGGGGGATGTCGATGCCCGGCGCGAAGCGGGCCATCATCTTCTTCGCGTCGAGCGGGATTATGCGCATCTTCGCGTACGGAAAGTCTTCCGGAATGAAGCCGCTGGTACGCCCGAAGGCGTTGTAGGCGTACGGAATCGCCAGGTCGACCTTCTTGATGCGCACCTCGAGCACGTCGCCCGGCTCGGCCCCTTCCACGAAAATCGGGCCGGTCAGAATGTGTCCGCCAGGACCGCGATCCTTCACCTGATCGGTGATCGCGCGCAGGGCCGGTTCCACGTCTTCCGGCTTCACGCCGGCGCCCTCCAATCGCGTGGGATTGGACGTGATCAGCGTGCCGATCGTGACCTCGTCGCCCGACTTGATGCGCAGCACCGGCTTGGTTTCTGACCAATAGTGCCCGACGGCCACCGTTTCCGGTGTGGGCATGAGGCGGTGCTTCGTCTGCGCGCCGAGCGCGGTGGACAACAGGCCGCTGCCAAGGCAGAGGAGAAAAATCGGGCGAACGGTCATGCGGCGGCTCCGAGGGGAGGCAAAAACGAAAAAGGCACGGGCACCACGCAATGTGGTGGCTCCGTGCCCATTCCGTCGACCCGCGTTGCCCGACTCAGGCCACGCGATCGGCGATCTGTGCGTTGCCGTAGGCTGGTGTCTCCCGGATGGCCGACATGCCGTGTGACGCGGTGTTCCGCATGAACGGGGAGCCGTCGGGCTGACCCACGAACAGCCACATGGTTCTGGTGCGCATCGAGAAATACTGCCGGACCATCACGCGTCGCGGCATCAGGCTGCACGAGAAGGTGAAGCTGAACGTGTCGTCGAGCTGGCATTCCGCCACGCCGTCCAGAAACCGTCCGTAGAACTCGGGGACGTTGGCGCTGGGCGCGACTTCGAAGAAATAGTGCTGGCCGAGCGGGCGTGGCAGCATGTCCGCGTTTTCGGCCTCGGCGCGGTTGTACGACAGAATCCGACCGTCGACGTCCAGTTGGACGACGCCGTAGGGGATAGCATCAAGTTCCTCGACCGTGAGACGATCGAGGAACGGCGCGAGCATTCGTGATGTCGTGTCGAGCGGCATTCAACTACCCAGACGAGTCGGCATGTCCAAGGCCGTCATCGACCGTGCAACACCCGCTACCCTTCCCAATCTCGGGACGGGGCCTCTCCGACTTGAGGAGTTTGGTCCCTGATTCCGAGAATGGTCTGTCACCATGACGGCTTAGCCTGTCACGCGTTGCCGACCTGCTCCCCTAGCGCGAGATTCCCGCCCATGAACATCTCCTGGATCGATTGGGTCATCGCGGCGGCCTCCATTCTGGTGTGCTTCGTCCCTGCGCTCTTCCTGGCGAAGCGCTCGGGGGCCAGCACCTCGGAATTCTTTGCCTCGGGTCGCTCGGTACCCTGGTGGCTGGCCGGCTTGTCGATGGTGGCCACGACCTTCTCGTCGGATACGCCGAACTGGGTCACCGAGCAGGTACGCCGCTACGGCGTGGCCGGTAACTGGCAGTGGTGGGCGTTCGTGCTCACCGGCGTGGCCACGGTGTTCTTCTTTGCGCGGTTGTGGCGTCGCTCGGGCGTGATGACCGACCTCGAGTTCTACGAGCTCCGCTACTCGGGGAAGTCGGCGTCGGTGGTGCGCGGCTTTCGCGCGGTGTACCTGGGTCTGTTCTTCAATTGCTTCATCATGGGCATGGTGACGTTGGCGGCGTGCAAGATCGCCAACATCCTGTTTGGCCTCGCGCCGTGGCAGACGATCGTGATCTGCGGCGTGCTCAACGTGGCGTTCGCGGCGCACTCCGGGCTCTGGGGTGTGCTGGTGATCGACATGATCCAGTTCTTCATCAAGATGACGGCGGTGTTCGCGGCCGCGTGGTTCTCGCTGGTGGAAGTCGGTCGCCGTCTGGCCGGTGAGCCCAGTGGCTGGCTCGGTCTCAAGCTCCTCACGGAGCGGTTGTCCACGTTGCAGGTAGTGCAGAGCACGACCGCGAACGCGCAGCCGGTGATGTCGGTGAAGGACGGCACCGGGCAGCCCATTCTCGACATGCTGCCCAACTTCAGCATGTCGGAGTTGGCGCTCATGATCTTCATTCTGCCGATCGCGGTGAGCTGGTGGGCCAACTGGTATCCGGGGGCCGAGCCGGGTGGTGGGTCGTATATCGCGCAGCGGATGTTGGCGTCGAAGTCGGAGAAGGATTCGCTGGGCGGCACGTTGTTCTTCAACATCGCGCACTACGTGCTGCGTCCGTGGCCGTGGATCATCACCGCGCTCTGTTCGATCATCGTGTATCCCGATCTGGCGTCGATCCAGGCCGCGTTTCCGAATGCCGACGCGTCGTTGATCGGTCACGATTCGGCCTTCCCGGCCATGCTCAAATTCCTGCCGGTGGGTTTTGTCGGGCTGATGATCGGTGGATTGTTGGCGGCCAATTCGTCGACGATTCTCACGCACTTGAACTGGGGCTCGTCGTATCTCGTGCACGACTTCTACCGTCGCTTCATCAAGAAGGACGGCAGTGAAGCGCATTACGTGAACGCGGGCCGTCTGTCCACCATCGTGTTGTACATCGTGGCGGCGCTGCTGAGTCTCACGATGAGCTCCGCGCAGCAGGCATTTCAGGTGTTGTTGTCGATTGGTGCGGGCACGGGGCTGCTGTACATCGCGCGCTGGTTCTGGTGGCGCGTGTCGGCGTGGTGTGAGATCGTGGCGATGGTGATGTCGCTGATCACCTCACTCGCCGTACCCTACTTCATGCCCGGCGCCGGCTTCGCCACGACGACAATCGTGCAGGTGGGCATCACCACTGTGGCGTGGTTGATCACGGCGTTCGTGGGTCCCACGACCGATCGCGCCACGCTGATCGCGTTCGTGCAGAAGGTGAAGCCGGTGGGTGGCGGGTGGAGCGAATTGCGTGCGGCGGCGGGTGTTTCCGACGCCGACGTGGCGCAGGAGAATCGCATCGGCGCCGCGTTCGCGGGGTGGATCTCGGGGTGCGTCGTGATCTGGTCGTCGCTGTTCGCGATCGGCAACTTCCTGTACGCGTCGGGCGATCCGTCACGGTTGAAGACCGCGTGGATCCTGACTGCGGTGCTGGCCGTGAGCGGGTTCGTGCTGTTGCGGGTGACGCAGCAATTGTGGACCGACAGTACGGCGTCGCAGGCGCGGGAAGACGCGCGGGTGGCGCGGGGGTAGATGCGAGTGGCCAGCAGGAAACGCGCGTGTCGTGACCATCGCGGTCGCGGCACGCGCGTTATGCGTCATAGCCCATGATGTCGGCGATGCCGCGTGTCGCGTTAGCTCGGTCGATCGAATATCTCGAGCGGAATACGCGCGGGGACGAGGCGCATGGATGCCGTGAACTGGCGGGGTTGCGATGTGGCGGGCCGAGTGGGATCGTGATGTGTGCGCCGGAACTCGACGGCTGTCGCGCTGTTATGTCGGTCGAGTGAACAGGCGTTAGCAACTGTCTTGAAAGTCAAGCGACTACGAGTATCGCTGTCGCGGCTTTCGCGCTCCACGTGGTTTTGGTTCGCATCATCGTATTGAGGATGGTGAGCAGTTTCCGCATACACGCGACGAGCGCGAGCTTCTTGGGCTTTCCGGCGGCGACCAATCGCAGGTAGAACTCGCGAATGACCGTGTTGCGACGGCTAGCGACGAGGGCCGCCATGTACAGCACACCACGCACCGTCGCGCGACCGCCTTGCACGAATCGACGACCCCGCATGGTGCCGGAGTCTCGACTCAGTGGTGCAACGCCGACGAGCTTCGCAATGGCGCGACGGGACAAGCGACCGAGTTCTGGTAGGTCCGCGAGGAGCGTCCGTGACAGCACGGGGCCGACACCGGGCACACTGCGCAGGAGCTCATCGCGCTCACGCCAGACGGGACTCTGCCGCACCATCTCGCCAAGATCCGTGTCCGTCGAGCGCAACTCGCGCTCAAGGAATGTGATGTGCGACTTGAGACTTTTGCGCACCTGCTTTTTGCCCGTGCCGAACACTTGGCCCACGCGATTGCGCTCCGCCTGCAGCATCTCCAACAGCTGCCGCCGTCGCGTAAGCAGCGCATCCAGCTCGTGCGCGGCGGCGTCCGGAATGAGGCGCACTTCCGGTCGGACGACGTCGGCGAAGCGCGCGAGGATGTCGGCGTCAATGCGATCTGTTTTCGCCAGCTGCCCCGTCGCCTTCGCAAAGTCCCGCACCTGGCGTGGATTCACCACCACCACGGGCAGTGACGCCGCGGCGAGCGCGGCAACGGCGAGCAGCTCGTATCCGCCGGTCGCCTCCAGCACGATCAACTGCGGTCTGTTCGAGGCGACGCGCTGCACTAACGTACGCACGCCCCGTTCATCGTTCTCCACGGTGAATCGCTCTGCACTCGGCAGCACGCTGATCACCAACTCGGCTTTCGCCACATCGATGCCGACAAACATCTGCCCCTCCGACCGCTCAGGAAGCGTCGTCCGCGCCCGTCCTTGTAAGAATTCGGGCTCGACGCGGTGGCCGGCCCCCGCAACTGTTCGGGCTCTCACGACGAATGATCAGGTACGCCGCTCTGGCTAACGCACGGTGTTTGCCACCCAGACGGCATCGAGCTGGCGCCCTGATCAGAACTACGCCAGAATCAACTGATCGCTAGATACAAGACCGCTTCAGAGACTTTGCCAGCATCAGCATCTCACCGCGCAGAGGATTGTAAATGGGCCTCGTCGTCGGCCTCGTCGCCATAGTCCTCCTCATTTTCGCGCTCCCGGTCCTTGATCGGCTGACGGACGCACCCATCATGCGCCGGGACGTGAACGTCGGAACGCGGTGGTGGCAGCTCCGCGAGCGTCAACGGCAGCGGGAAGATCCCGCCTGGCCGACGGGCTTGGATGAGGAGAACGCGGCGGACCTCGGCCGCATTGCTGCGCCGCGTTCCCGGCGGCGCTCTTGGCACCGTCCTTGGCGGAACTAATGCGGGCACGGGCGGGCATGACGCAAGCGGCGTAGAGGCGCCGCAACGCTCGCAGTTGAGCTTTGGCGTTAGATCGGCGTGGACCCTCAGTCGCGACCGCAAGAATTCATGTGGGCGAAACAATTGTCGAAGTCAGAGAGGACCTTTGAGATGTCAATTATGAGAAGCAGCGCTGTGCCTATGCGCGTCATCGCTGCAGTCGGCGCGTGGATGGTCCTTTTCGCCGGCTGCACGAGCCCGGACGCCGCGTCGACGCCGACACAGTCGGTGCAGGTGCGCATCGATTCGATGGACGTACATGGCGTGAACCCGAGCGCCCTTAGCATACTGATCTACGCGGATGGCCCGGCATCGGTAAAGTTTGGCACAGAGCCACCCCATCTGTTGGTGGACACCGTCCGATTGCGGAGCGCGCCGAGCTTCACGCTCGACGTCTCGAAAGGTGCCGTACACGTGGAGTTTGTCGACGGACAATTAGATGGCGGCGGCGTGCTGATGCTGGCCGGACACGTCATCGGCCAAGACTCGATTCGCCTTCGTGCCGTCGGTCGGCACCTGCTTGCTGAGCAGGGGGGAACGGGCATCCGAGTGATCGACCGTGGCAATCCGCGCCTGATGAAATAGCGGTCTAACGAAACGTTGCTGCTGGCAGCGCGAGGCGGTATGCGGCAGGCGGGCGCCGTGCTGGCGCACGGCGCCCGTCCGGCCGCATTTTGTATGATGCGCTGCAGCGGAACGCTGAGGCGTTATACCATCGCCACCGGCCTTGCGTAGCTGTATATACACCTGTATACTGTTACGGTGACTTTCGAGTGGGACGCCGCCAAGAGCACCCGCAATCTGTCGCAGCGCGGATTCGATTTTGAATTCGCGACGTTGGTCTTTCGGGGACCGCATGTCGAAGTCGATGACACGCGCCGTGATTACGGCGAGCGCCGCGTCATCGCCCTTGGTGTGGCGGACGGTATCCCGCTGACGATCGTTTATACCGATCGCGTGGATTAGACCGGCGGCATCATTCGCCGACTGATCAGTGCCCGCGTGAGCCATCGCAAGGAGCGACGTCGTTATGTCCAAGCCCTCGAAGCCATCCACCCGCAAGACGACGCCGACGCGGGGGCGGGCTGATCTGAGCCGGCTTCGCCGGGTCACCGACGCGGAGATCGCGCGGACGTCGCCGCCCGCCCTGCGCAATTTGCCT
This region of Gemmatimonas groenlandica genomic DNA includes:
- a CDS encoding methyltransferase family protein, which gives rise to MPTSANPSPPTDRGPGVSFPPPLLFVGGLAIGVLLDLVLPLPAVIPDARWVVILGFALVAIGMACTFAGMITFRRFRTAVYPNRPATLVVDTGVYAYTRNPMYTGLTIAYLGGVLLTGVLWVLILLPAVLTLLVTQVIRREERHLRERFPEAYAAYCARVGRWF
- a CDS encoding NosD domain-containing protein, producing the protein MVLMRVRCRRAASLAATVAVLAAAPSISRAQPVPLITPRAGLVITQSVKVRPGVYRLRASAALDSALLTIRGNHITVDLRGVTFIGSPADSAPDARQGTAIRIDGGEQIRVRGLTARGYRVGILARGTRALTLDSNDLSHSWKPRLFSLVEHESLNDWLSYHKNEQDEWLRFGAGIYLSRVTGGALHGNTVRQSMNGVLLTRTDSLDIRDNDLSYNSGLGIGLYRSSWNRIVNNRADYNVRGYSHGFFARGQDSAALLMFEQCTHNVVAYNSMTHSGDGLFLWAGQATMDTGQGGSNDNVFLVNDFSFAPTNGMEATFSRNQFIGNRVEGNTHGLWGGYSYESSVIGNCFVNNRIGIAVEHGQQNTVGANRFVGDTLAIRLWADSIEPGDWGYPKHRDTRSRAWRFVDNRFTRVKEPWRIANTGDIDSVRSVVDDTASQACDPTRLVPTTTWWRMPNIDHAPLRWPVAANALRDRGAIVVDEWGPYDWQSPKLWPLDSTHGVSVRLRVLGLAGRWRVLSRRGVATLSATSGNTGDTIVVTPTELRRGDWELTLEYRGAATVSPRGVRTARNVPQRFRYEQFEPRTTFTQRVFAWSDSTDPVKQPAAFAALLAGTPLTTRTASRMDWFWSRSRDAQIPTRRMAMEATATYDLPPGAYTLRALSDDAVRVWVDDRLVIDQFTLHETMPGYAPLTGGVHRVRAQYVQSEGWTEFRLDVVRGAVRPSSGSAGPH
- a CDS encoding acetamidase/formamidase family protein encodes the protein MTVRPIFLLCLGSGLLSTALGAQTKHRLMPTPETVAVGHYWSETKPVLRIKSGDEVTIGTLITSNPTRLEGAGVKPEDVEPALRAITDQVKDRGPGGHILTGPIFVEGAEPGDVLEVRIKKVDLAIPYAYNAFGRTSGFIPEDFPYAKMRIIPLDAKKMMARFAPGIDIPLRPFFGSIGVAPPPSRGRVSSAPPDIHAGNLDNKELVAGTTLFIPVHVPGALLEVGDGHAGQGDGEVDITALETSLTGVLEVIVRKDLKLTWPRGETPTHWITMGADKDLVVATKTALRQAIEFLQTKGLSKDDAYMLTSVACDVRITQLVDGNVGAHVMIPKAIFTKGK
- a CDS encoding sodium:solute symporter family protein yields the protein MNISWIDWVIAAASILVCFVPALFLAKRSGASTSEFFASGRSVPWWLAGLSMVATTFSSDTPNWVTEQVRRYGVAGNWQWWAFVLTGVATVFFFARLWRRSGVMTDLEFYELRYSGKSASVVRGFRAVYLGLFFNCFIMGMVTLAACKIANILFGLAPWQTIVICGVLNVAFAAHSGLWGVLVIDMIQFFIKMTAVFAAAWFSLVEVGRRLAGEPSGWLGLKLLTERLSTLQVVQSTTANAQPVMSVKDGTGQPILDMLPNFSMSELALMIFILPIAVSWWANWYPGAEPGGGSYIAQRMLASKSEKDSLGGTLFFNIAHYVLRPWPWIITALCSIIVYPDLASIQAAFPNADASLIGHDSAFPAMLKFLPVGFVGLMIGGLLAANSSTILTHLNWGSSYLVHDFYRRFIKKDGSEAHYVNAGRLSTIVLYIVAALLSLTMSSAQQAFQVLLSIGAGTGLLYIARWFWWRVSAWCEIVAMVMSLITSLAVPYFMPGAGFATTTIVQVGITTVAWLITAFVGPTTDRATLIAFVQKVKPVGGGWSELRAAAGVSDADVAQENRIGAAFAGWISGCVVIWSSLFAIGNFLYASGDPSRLKTAWILTAVLAVSGFVLLRVTQQLWTDSTASQAREDARVARG
- a CDS encoding IS110 family transposase; this encodes MFVGIDVAKAELVISVLPSAERFTVENDERGVRTLVQRVASNRPQLIVLEATGGYELLAVAALAAASLPVVVVNPRQVRDFAKATGQLAKTDRIDADILARFADVVRPEVRLIPDAAAHELDALLTRRRQLLEMLQAERNRVGQVFGTGKKQVRKSLKSHITFLERELRSTDTDLGEMVRQSPVWRERDELLRSVPGVGPVLSRTLLADLPELGRLSRRAIAKLVGVAPLSRDSGTMRGRRFVQGGRATVRGVLYMAALVASRRNTVIREFYLRLVAAGKPKKLALVACMRKLLTILNTMMRTKTTWSAKAATAILVVA
- a CDS encoding BrnT family toxin, which encodes MTFEWDAAKSTRNLSQRGFDFEFATLVFRGPHVEVDDTRRDYGERRVIALGVADGIPLTIVYTDRVD